A genomic stretch from Actinomadura rubteroloni includes:
- a CDS encoding DUF1877 family protein has product MAMAHWLQAVTDEEAATLRRDASSIDRLDTALSCWTHLYAAVEYFAAPLKPGESVTSAALETGWFHLLSPDEVAENAERLAKLDMERLRAEVARADFDALIDEHELYELELLQPAEAPDFIADEVERLAEFYAVAAGKNLGVAFYIT; this is encoded by the coding sequence ATGGCGATGGCGCACTGGCTGCAGGCCGTGACGGACGAGGAGGCGGCGACACTCCGGCGCGACGCGTCCTCGATCGACCGTCTCGATACGGCGCTGTCGTGCTGGACGCATCTGTACGCGGCCGTCGAGTACTTCGCGGCCCCGCTCAAGCCCGGCGAGAGCGTGACGAGTGCGGCGCTGGAGACCGGCTGGTTCCACCTGCTCAGTCCGGACGAGGTCGCCGAGAACGCCGAGCGTCTAGCGAAGCTGGATATGGAGCGGCTGCGCGCGGAGGTGGCGCGGGCGGACTTCGACGCGCTGATCGACGAGCACGAGCTGTACGAACTGGAACTGCTCCAACCCGCCGAGGCCCCCGATTTCATCGCCGACGAGGTCGAGCGGCTCGCCGAGTTCTACGCCGTCGCCGCGGGCAAGAACCTGGGCGTCGCCTTCTACATCACGTGA
- a CDS encoding fatty acid desaturase family protein produces MPTVHLTDADHEAIAVELDALRQRVTAELGARDAAYIHRVIAWQRGLEAGGRAVLQIAALLPRDRRTALRRSVWAAGTVTLSLAKILENMEIGHNVMHGQWDWMRDPKIHSTTWEWDAVAPADLWKHLHNVVHHTNTNVIGVDDDLGFGLLRITPEQPWNPACVAQPLYALLLMAFFEYGVAVADLELDKVLAKEDDPEVTRAKLRRIREKIVRQWSKDYVAFPLLSGRRFGSTLAANFVANTVRNLWATTIIYCGHFPEDVQVFPPERLDGETRGQWYVRQLTGSANIAGGRVLDLLSGNLSHQIEHHLFPDMPSHRLAKIAPQVRALCDKYDLPYNSGSLARQVGSTWKKIFRLSLP; encoded by the coding sequence ATGCCGACTGTGCACCTCACCGATGCCGACCACGAAGCCATCGCCGTCGAACTGGACGCTCTGCGCCAGCGCGTCACCGCCGAGCTGGGCGCTCGTGACGCCGCTTATATCCACCGGGTCATCGCCTGGCAGCGGGGTCTGGAGGCGGGTGGGCGCGCTGTCCTCCAGATCGCGGCGCTGCTTCCCCGGGACCGGCGCACCGCGCTGCGGCGTTCGGTGTGGGCGGCCGGGACGGTCACGCTCTCCCTGGCCAAGATCCTGGAGAACATGGAGATCGGGCACAACGTCATGCACGGCCAGTGGGACTGGATGCGCGACCCGAAGATCCATTCCACGACCTGGGAGTGGGACGCGGTCGCTCCCGCTGATCTGTGGAAGCACCTGCACAACGTCGTCCACCACACGAACACCAACGTGATCGGCGTGGACGACGACCTCGGGTTCGGTCTCCTGCGCATCACGCCCGAGCAGCCGTGGAACCCGGCGTGCGTCGCGCAGCCTCTGTACGCGCTGCTGCTGATGGCGTTCTTCGAGTACGGCGTCGCGGTCGCGGACCTGGAACTCGACAAGGTCCTGGCCAAGGAGGACGACCCGGAGGTCACGCGCGCCAAGCTCCGGAGGATCCGGGAGAAGATCGTCCGGCAGTGGAGCAAGGACTATGTGGCGTTCCCGCTGCTGTCCGGGCGGCGGTTCGGGTCGACGCTGGCCGCCAATTTCGTGGCCAACACCGTCCGGAACCTGTGGGCGACGACGATCATCTACTGCGGCCACTTCCCCGAGGACGTCCAGGTGTTCCCGCCCGAACGGCTGGACGGCGAGACGCGCGGGCAGTGGTACGTCCGGCAGCTCACCGGCTCGGCGAACATCGCGGGCGGGCGGGTGCTGGACCTGCTGAGCGGCAACCTCAGCCACCAGATCGAGCACCATCTGTTCCCGGACATGCCCAGCCACCGGCTCGCCAAGATCGCCCCGCAGGTGCGGGCGCTGTGCGACAAGTACGACCTTCCGTACAACTCGGGGTCGCTGGCGCGGCAGGTCGGCAGCACGTGGAAGAAGATCTTCCGCCTCTCGCTCCCCTAG
- a CDS encoding baeRF2 domain-containing protein, which yields MDLSFLKPLYRRPGPFVSVYAELLRPDEDAAKAAELRWRALRAELSGQGAADRALAAADRAVAGVLRDRRTGGLAVFAAADGSARVEALDVAPSAPVARAAPLPHVVPYLAARGERVPYLVAVVDRRGGEIDCVSAAGVRRRIDVPGEPEPRGASGRDRDEARAQRSAETVWRGNARRVGRALDRAARRHRAEAVVVAGDVRARTAVLEEVSEGVLSRTVESDRGCGPGLDSDVARVLELKAAERVFSVAERFERELARGERAVAGLPATVAAVRDGRVASLLLDDPDAPAHLWVGPEPDQIAATRDELLRRGVPDPVEDRADAALVRGVAATDGELVVLPSDGPNAELGVGAVLRYPDPS from the coding sequence ATGGATCTGTCTTTCCTGAAGCCCCTGTACCGCCGTCCCGGCCCGTTCGTGTCCGTCTACGCCGAGCTGCTGCGTCCCGACGAGGACGCCGCGAAGGCCGCCGAGCTGCGCTGGCGCGCGCTGCGGGCGGAACTGTCCGGGCAGGGCGCGGCCGACCGGGCGCTCGCGGCGGCCGACCGGGCGGTGGCGGGCGTCCTGCGCGACCGGCGGACCGGGGGGCTCGCGGTGTTCGCGGCGGCGGACGGCTCGGCGCGGGTCGAGGCGCTGGACGTCGCGCCGTCGGCGCCGGTCGCGCGGGCGGCGCCGCTCCCGCACGTCGTGCCGTACCTCGCGGCGCGGGGCGAGCGCGTCCCGTACCTGGTCGCGGTCGTGGACCGGCGCGGCGGGGAGATCGACTGCGTGAGCGCGGCGGGGGTGCGGCGGCGGATCGACGTGCCGGGCGAGCCCGAGCCGCGCGGCGCGTCCGGACGGGACCGCGACGAGGCCCGCGCCCAGCGGTCGGCGGAGACGGTGTGGCGCGGCAACGCCCGGCGCGTCGGCCGCGCGCTGGACCGCGCGGCGCGGCGGCACCGGGCGGAGGCGGTCGTGGTGGCGGGCGACGTCCGCGCCCGGACGGCGGTGCTGGAGGAGGTGTCCGAGGGCGTCCTGTCCCGGACGGTCGAGTCCGATCGGGGCTGCGGGCCCGGCCTGGACTCCGATGTCGCGCGCGTCTTGGAACTGAAGGCCGCCGAGCGGGTGTTCTCGGTCGCCGAGCGGTTCGAGCGGGAGTTGGCGCGCGGGGAGCGCGCGGTGGCGGGGCTGCCCGCGACGGTGGCGGCCGTCCGCGACGGACGCGTCGCGAGCCTTCTTCTGGACGACCCCGACGCGCCCGCACACCTGTGGGTCGGCCCCGAACCGGACCAGATCGCGGCGACCCGGGACGAACTGCTCCGCCGCGGCGTCCCCGACCCCGTCGAGGACCGCGCGGACGCGGCCCTGGTGCGCGGCGTGGCGGCCACGGACGGCGAACTGGTCGTCCTGCCCTCCGACGGCCCGAACGCCGAACTCGGCGTCGGCGCTGTCCTCCGCTACCCCGACCCGTCCTGA
- a CDS encoding VOC family protein, producing MSTEVRMVDLVWVLDCADPTALAPFWADLLGWTVRGDGGRYEAVLDADGVTRMLLQRVPEPKTVKNRMHLDLRVSDMDVWLPRALGLGASVVRGPFDDGGWLTTVLADPQGNEFCLIVPPE from the coding sequence ATGAGCACGGAGGTGCGCATGGTGGACCTCGTGTGGGTGCTGGACTGCGCGGACCCCACCGCGCTCGCGCCGTTCTGGGCGGATCTGCTCGGCTGGACCGTCCGGGGCGACGGTGGACGGTACGAAGCGGTGCTGGACGCCGACGGTGTGACGCGAATGCTGTTGCAGCGCGTCCCGGAGCCGAAGACCGTGAAGAACCGGATGCATCTCGATCTCCGCGTGTCCGACATGGACGTCTGGTTGCCGCGGGCGCTCGGGCTCGGCGCGTCCGTCGTGCGCGGGCCGTTCGACGACGGGGGCTGGCTGACGACCGTGCTGGCCGATCCGCAGGGCAACGAGTTCTGTCTCATCGTTCCGCCGGAGTGA